Genomic window (Rhodohalobacter sp. SW132):
AACCAAACACCCAGCATCGACATCACCAACGGCAAAGGGTGCAACATCGACCTTTGGACCCGGGATAATCTTGTCTTGCGCATCACTCCACGGCAAAATGAAGAAGTCAATGACTACTGGATGCCCGATATAGGCAGGGAAGCTTACAAAATTTTCAACGAAAACCGGATCTCCCGGCCGATGCAGAAGCTCGAAAACGAACATGTGCAATCCTCCTGGAAAAACGCTGTGGAAACGCTGGCCGAGCATGTTGAGCAAACCGATAAAAATGATATTCTGTTTATTGGATCGCCTCACGCTTCTGTAGAGGAAAATTACGTTTTAATGACAATCTCCGATCTTCTTGCCGGATCCACTCCTGTGTTTACCCCACACATTATTGATGGAGCCGGGGATGATTTTCTGCTCACCGATGACCAGGCACCAAATACAAACGGATGCCGCCTGCTCGGGCTCGATGAACAATCCGAAAGTGAGTTGAAAGCTGCGGTTAAGAAAGCGAAGCTCGTCATTATGCTGAGTGATCATCTGATCGACCGCGGTGTCCTTGAAACGTCTGATTTTAACGATACGTTTCTGGCCATGTTTGCAACCAATCATGGAGAAACCACAAAAGCTGCCGATCTCGTGATTCCGGTAACAACTGCAGCAGAACACGCCGCAAGCTATGTTAATGTGGATAAACGGATTCAGAGAACTGTTCCTGCAAAAGAGACGAAATATACCAACAGACGGCTGGATCTTGAAATGTCGGAAGGCCGCCTCGACCGATATGGAACAAGTTTTGATAACTGGAGAACCGAGGATAACAAAGTTGACTGTCTCCCTCTCTGGACGATTAGCAACGAAATTACAAACCGGTTAGGACTGGATGTTCGCTTTTCAAATGGCCGGGAAATACTGTCTACGATTGCAGATACGATTCCGGCATTCTCAGGAATTTCATACCAGGTCATAGATGAACATTCCGGCATAGACCTAAATAAAATTGAAAAAACTGTAAAATCTTAACCCATAGGAATGGCTGAAGTTACCGTCACCTCATATATCATTCTCGGCACTGCTCTTTTTATGCTCCTAAATT
Coding sequences:
- a CDS encoding 2Fe-2S iron-sulfur cluster-binding protein, translated to MPEVIIDGKRFEYEGEHRLLQFILDQGLEVPFFCYHPSMSAPANCRQCMVKVGQPVKDRETGEYELDDKGDRVIRWFPKLQTSCNIQISDGMVVQTQETDDLVKRAQKDTLEFILANHPLDCPICDQAGECPLQIQTYKYGPEGSRFEVKKVHKPKRVQLGPRVILDAERCINCTRCVRFTNEISKTHQLTITSRGDKNYPVAAPGREFDDAYSLNTVDICPVGALTSADFRFKARVWEMNQTPSIDITNGKGCNIDLWTRDNLVLRITPRQNEEVNDYWMPDIGREAYKIFNENRISRPMQKLENEHVQSSWKNAVETLAEHVEQTDKNDILFIGSPHASVEENYVLMTISDLLAGSTPVFTPHIIDGAGDDFLLTDDQAPNTNGCRLLGLDEQSESELKAAVKKAKLVIMLSDHLIDRGVLETSDFNDTFLAMFATNHGETTKAADLVIPVTTAAEHAASYVNVDKRIQRTVPAKETKYTNRRLDLEMSEGRLDRYGTSFDNWRTEDNKVDCLPLWTISNEITNRLGLDVRFSNGREILSTIADTIPAFSGISYQVIDEHSGIDLNKIEKTVKS